AATATCATCCGGCACGTGATATGCAAGATACTTTCTTTGTACAAACTAATCCAGATATACTACTCCGTACGCATACTTCATCAGTTCAAGTACGGTATATGGAAAATAATAAACCTCCTATTAGAACTATTTCTCCTGGTAGGGTATATAGAAACGAAGCAATTTCCGCAAGATCACATTGTTTCTTTCATCAGGTAGAAGGATTATATATAGATAAGGATGTTTCTTTTGCCGATTTAAAACAAACATTACAGTATTTTACTACGGAACTTTTTGGAAAATCAAAGATTAGACTTAGACCGTCATACTTTCCGTTTACAGAGCCAAGTGCTGAAGTAGATGTATATTGGGGATTAGAAACTGAAGCCGATTATAGAATAACAAAAGGTACTGGATGGTTAGAAATTGGCGGTTGTGGAATGGTGGACCCAAATGTATTAACCAATTGTGGTATAGACCCTAATAAATATTCTGGTTTTGCTTTTGGTGTAGGTATTGACCGTATAGCCATGCTTTTACATCAAATTACCGATATACGTTTAATGAGTGAAAATGATGTACGTTTCTTAGAGCAATTTAAATCTGCTTTATAACTTAGAATATTCCCTGTTTGAAAAAAGATATTGAAATACCAATAGTTAAGAATGTACACATTGTCATAATTCATGAATGGAACGAAGAGTTTTTGGACAAAGATTGGAATGTTTATATCGTAAATAACCGCACTACTGGAATTGAAATGACTATGGTAGTATCCAAAGGGTATGATGGTGATCGTAAAACTTCAATTATGCGACATTCCATAGGTGATATTGAAGCTAAATCATTTAAAAAAGTTGAAGTGGTTCAAGATGACGTTTTAGCTTTAAACAATGAATTCTTTGTTACTTTCTATGACGATAATAAATTGTATGAAAAACGGTTTGTATTTGAAAAAAATACGATTGTTGAAAAGAACTTAGTCCGCATTCCTCTTATGAGAAAAGAAGGGATTTACGCTAATTAAATTCTTCTAAAACTTTGTTTTTTGTACTTATAATTATTT
The genomic region above belongs to Maribacter hydrothermalis and contains:
- the pheS gene encoding phenylalanine--tRNA ligase subunit alpha; its protein translation is MIDKIKEQISEVNAFTADSLDAIETFRIKYLGKKGILNDFFAEFKNVPNEQKKEFGQTINELKQAATLKVETLKEVLENSQSTEQVYGDLTRPGNPIVLGSRHPISIVKNQIIDIFSRIGFNVSEGPEIEDDWHNFTALNLPEYHPARDMQDTFFVQTNPDILLRTHTSSVQVRYMENNKPPIRTISPGRVYRNEAISARSHCFFHQVEGLYIDKDVSFADLKQTLQYFTTELFGKSKIRLRPSYFPFTEPSAEVDVYWGLETEADYRITKGTGWLEIGGCGMVDPNVLTNCGIDPNKYSGFAFGVGIDRIAMLLHQITDIRLMSENDVRFLEQFKSAL